The genomic interval ATCGAGGGGACCGCGCGTCTCCTCGGCGGCCTGTACGTCGGGCTGACGGCGCTGCTGACGGGCCTGCTCTACGGCCTCCACCTGGTCGGGCGGGCGGTCGGCTCGCCCGACCTCGCCCCGGAGATGACGCTGTACGACGCCGTCGCGCACGCGCTGACGACCATCGCCACCGCCGGGTTCTCCCCGCGCGCAGAGAGCGTCGGGGCGTTCTCGCCCGCGGTCCAGTGGCTGGTCATCGCGTTCATGTTCGTCGGCGCGACGAACTTCGTCCTCCTCTACCACCTGACGCGGGGCGAAACGGATCGCTTCCGCGAGAGCGAGGAGTTCCGCGTCTACCTCGGCGTCGTCCTCGGCGGGACGCTCATCGTGGGGGCGATGCTCGTCCTCGACGGCGAGTACGCCGTCGGCGAGGAACTGGTCAGGACGACGCTGTTCCAGGTGACGTCCATCGTGACGACGACGGGGTACGCGACGGTGGACTTCGACCTCTGGTCGGCCGGGCCGCGCCACGTCCTCTTCCTCGGGATGTTCGTCGGCGGGATGGCCGGGTCGACGACCTGCTCCATCAAGACGCTGCGCTGGCTGGTCGTCGGCAAGACGTTCCACCGGGACCTGTTCACGGCCATCCACCCGCGCGCCATCCGGCCGGTCCGGCTCTCCGGACAGACCGTCGACGAGGACACCGTCCGCGACATCTACGCCTACACGCTCGTGAGCCTCGTTATCTTCGGGCTGCTGACGGTGTTCGTCGTCATCGACGCCTCGCGGGCGGGCGTCGAGGTGACGGAGTTCGGCGCGATGGGCGCCGCCGCGTCGACGTTCCTCAACATCGGCCCCGCGTTCGGGTTCGCCGGACCGTACGGGAGCTACGAACCGTTCCCCGACTCGACGAAGCTCGTCATGGTCGTCATGATGTGGGTCGGCCGCATCGAGATATTCCCCGTCCTGGCGCTCCTCACCCGCGCGTTCTGGCGGTCGTAGGCTGTCGTGAGGCGGTTTCGGAGGCGGCGTCGCGGGGACGGGTCGCTCGAAGACGGTGGATTCATATCTCGGCCGTCGGAGCATCGGGTGTGATAGCGGTGGGTCGTCGATGAGTCGCCTCCGGGTCGAGTGGCGCGCGAGCGTGAGTCTCGTCGGCACCGTCCTGCGATACCTCTCGGTGCCGCTCGCCTTCCCCCTCGCGGTGGCGCTGTTCTACGGCGAGGACGTCCTCGTGTTCGTCGCGACCATCGTGTTCGTCGTCGGCGTCGGGTACGCGCTGGAGGGTCTCGACCCGGAACCGGACCTCGGCCAGCGCGAGGGGTTCCTCATGGTCGCGCTCACCTGGCTCACCGTCGCCGTCGTCGGGACGCTCCCGTACCTCCTCGCGGGCGACGGGACGCTCGCCCAGCCGGTCAACGCGCTGTTCGAGTCGATGAGCGGCTTCACCACGACGGGCGCGACGGTGATGGGCGACATCTCCTTCGACACGCACTCTCGGGCCATCATGATGTGGCGCCAGCTCACGCAGTGGCTCGGCGGCATGGGCATCGTCGTGCTGGCCGTCGCCATCCTCCCCGAACTCTCCGTGGGCGGCGCGCAGTTGATGGACGCCGAGGCGCCCGGCCCCGGAATCGAGAAGCTCACGCCCCGCATCGCCGAGACTGCCCGCGTGCTGTGGCTGGCGTACATCGGCCTGACCGTCCTCGAAGCGACGCTCCTCTACGGCATGCACGTCGTCGGTCCGATGGTCGGGCTGCCGAACCTCGCCCCGCAGATGACGCTGTACAACGCCGTCGCACACGGGTTGACGACGATGCCCACCGGCGGGTTCTCCCCGGAGGCACGCTCCATCGAGGCGTTCTCGGCGGCCGTCCAGTGGGTCATCGTCCCGTTCATGGTCGCCGCCGGCGTGAACTTCGCGCTCGTCTGGCAGGTCGTGAACGGCGACGTCCGACGGCCGTTCCGCGACGGCGAGTTCCGGGCGTACGTCGGCCTCCTCGGCGTCCTGAGCGCCGCCGTCGCGCTGTTGCTGTTCTCCGGGACGG from Halomarina salina carries:
- a CDS encoding TrkH family potassium uptake protein, with protein sequence MRVRVDWRTSASILGTILKILALPIAAVGALAAAYREPLAPFLAPLAITLLAGVALERFDRGDPGVREAFLLVSSAWLAVALVGAVPFVVAGEGTLADPVNALFESMSGITTTGATVIDDYDAHGRGVLMWRQVLQWLGGLGILVLAVGLLSELSISGAQLMETETRTQNVTKLTPRIEGTARLLGGLYVGLTALLTGLLYGLHLVGRAVGSPDLAPEMTLYDAVAHALTTIATAGFSPRAESVGAFSPAVQWLVIAFMFVGATNFVLLYHLTRGETDRFRESEEFRVYLGVVLGGTLIVGAMLVLDGEYAVGEELVRTTLFQVTSIVTTTGYATVDFDLWSAGPRHVLFLGMFVGGMAGSTTCSIKTLRWLVVGKTFHRDLFTAIHPRAIRPVRLSGQTVDEDTVRDIYAYTLVSLVIFGLLTVFVVIDASRAGVEVTEFGAMGAAASTFLNIGPAFGFAGPYGSYEPFPDSTKLVMVVMMWVGRIEIFPVLALLTRAFWRS
- a CDS encoding TrkH family potassium uptake protein: MSRLRVEWRASVSLVGTVLRYLSVPLAFPLAVALFYGEDVLVFVATIVFVVGVGYALEGLDPEPDLGQREGFLMVALTWLTVAVVGTLPYLLAGDGTLAQPVNALFESMSGFTTTGATVMGDISFDTHSRAIMMWRQLTQWLGGMGIVVLAVAILPELSVGGAQLMDAEAPGPGIEKLTPRIAETARVLWLAYIGLTVLEATLLYGMHVVGPMVGLPNLAPQMTLYNAVAHGLTTMPTGGFSPEARSIEAFSAAVQWVIVPFMVAAGVNFALVWQVVNGDVRRPFRDGEFRAYVGLLGVLSAAVALLLFSGTGLLDSASGVVGIDPGYLSDLQAAVPGDLERSVRDAVFQVVSIMTTTGYASVDFNAWNGTARYLLVVAMLVGGSAGSTGGAIKVVRWVVIAKSIRRELFTTVHPEAVRPVRLGGRALDERALRGIYAFTVLYLVLFLVSILVLLADADRAGTALTNFESMSAVAATIGNVGPGFGVVGPMQSYLDFSRFSKLYMVFLMWIGRLEILPVLVLLTRSYWRS